From a single Bacteroidota bacterium genomic region:
- a CDS encoding Ppx/GppA family phosphatase yields MSESLAIIDLGTNTFHLLIAEIDEREEFKVLEKFKEPVELGEHGLDSGRISDAAYERGLQAIRRLQQIISLRQITEVRAIATSAIRSASNGKSFVAAVKSETGMDVKVINGNEEASLIFEGVRNGVQMPPDQDVLVLDIGGGSVEFIVARDSKPLLLRSLDIGAARLLGRFQPSDPMKPAEIRAIREYLYQTMAGLLTELKEFDIKLVVGASGTYETISAMIAQRKKDFLSSENLNSYRYSGKDFRELNKLLIHSTQLEREAIPGMDPLRAEMINMGSLLIEVLLEEIGCKEMMVSTYALKEGILYRYIEDQKERVHRLMGNATRNLRAKAIRNLCEKYDYKKTHVLKVSELAQSIYDQLKPLHPFGTLERELLRYAAMLHDIGQFVNRSGHHKHGQYLVMNSNISGFSHDEIIILGNIVRYHRKSLPTRDHFHFKVLEQRQRLLVRVLAGILRIADQLDRGHRNSVESIKVVIEARIVRIMLVSSEDISHEIDNAQAEVELLAGAIDREILVEKA; encoded by the coding sequence ATGTCGGAATCATTGGCCATTATTGATCTGGGAACAAACACATTTCACCTCTTGATTGCGGAGATCGACGAGCGTGAGGAATTCAAAGTCCTGGAAAAATTCAAGGAACCCGTCGAACTGGGCGAGCACGGTCTAGATTCTGGACGCATCTCGGATGCAGCCTATGAAAGGGGCTTGCAAGCGATTAGAAGGTTGCAACAGATCATTTCACTGCGCCAAATTACCGAAGTACGTGCCATTGCCACGTCTGCCATTCGCTCGGCGAGCAATGGCAAGAGCTTCGTTGCCGCTGTCAAATCCGAGACGGGCATGGACGTGAAGGTGATCAACGGCAATGAAGAAGCCTCACTGATTTTTGAAGGCGTACGCAACGGCGTTCAGATGCCCCCCGATCAGGACGTGCTTGTGCTGGACATCGGCGGTGGCAGCGTCGAATTTATCGTTGCCAGAGACAGCAAGCCGTTGTTGCTGCGCAGTTTAGACATCGGCGCGGCGCGCCTGCTTGGCAGGTTTCAGCCTTCCGATCCGATGAAACCCGCCGAGATTCGCGCCATCCGCGAGTACCTTTATCAAACGATGGCCGGTTTGCTCACCGAGCTCAAAGAGTTTGACATCAAACTCGTGGTCGGCGCCTCGGGAACGTATGAAACCATCAGCGCGATGATCGCGCAACGCAAAAAAGACTTCCTCAGTTCGGAAAACCTGAACAGCTACCGCTACTCAGGCAAGGATTTCAGGGAGCTGAACAAATTGCTGATTCATTCGACGCAATTGGAGCGTGAAGCCATTCCGGGTATGGATCCCTTGCGGGCTGAAATGATCAACATGGGCAGCCTTTTGATTGAGGTTTTGCTCGAAGAAATCGGCTGCAAGGAAATGATGGTTTCCACCTACGCGCTCAAGGAAGGCATTCTGTACCGCTATATCGAGGATCAGAAGGAGCGTGTGCACCGGCTTATGGGCAATGCAACGCGGAACTTGCGCGCCAAAGCCATCCGCAACCTCTGCGAAAAATACGATTACAAAAAGACCCACGTGCTCAAAGTCAGCGAATTGGCACAGAGCATCTATGATCAGCTCAAACCGCTGCATCCGTTTGGAACTTTGGAGCGCGAATTGTTGCGCTACGCTGCGATGCTGCACGACATCGGGCAATTTGTGAACCGCTCAGGCCATCACAAACACGGCCAATACCTGGTGATGAACAGCAATATTTCCGGTTTTTCCCATGATGAGATCATCATTTTGGGAAATATCGTGCGTTATCACCGCAAGAGCCTGCCGACCCGCGACCATTTCCATTTCAAGGTCTTGGAGCAACGACAACGTCTGCTTGTCAGGGTTTTGGCTGGGATTTTGCGCATCGCCGATCAATTGGACCGCGGACACCGCAACTCGGTGGAGAGCATCAAAGTTGTGATCGAGGCAAGAATCGTGCGGATTATGCTGGTTTCGAGCGAAGACATCAGCCACGAAATCGACAACGCGCAAGCGGAGGTGGAATTGCTTGCAGGCGCGATTGACCGCGAAATCCTGGTGGAAAAGGCCTGA
- a CDS encoding alpha/beta fold hydrolase: protein MKGIRPPHFFAWIILTTVLFVGWSNLFAQQPVHLRRKCFMGMQPAPIPDSLAIASGQKQGVLVAAVVPGGTMEAIGALPNDVLMQFDGKAVPDWDGLRQLLMQKFEGDPVSIKVWRSAGKKSKELELKGQIKGAAREQSNAKYDILYDEAAFEDGWLRTITMTPKSAGPHPIIYFIPGYNCFSIDNMNPNGPYRKLFDSLATLGNIIYRVEKPGMGDGPSPCNCEVTGFEKELSAFEAGYKKLLSYPWAAENRIFLVGHSMGGVQAPLLATKGNYHPKGIAVYGTVFQTWYEYILMMLRFQEPRSEEDYIAFEGDMQAYIRLFYEHYVLYKPLNEIIQNPQWKALLERDFALDAAGNILFRRAEYWQEISRHTLTDAWAKTDAHVLSMFGEADFEVFDAFSMEEIARIVNHYHPGKGKFVMIPGTDHGMIEVGSMAKGLELRNKPEYRDYYNKRFNYKIVTEIDQWIQLVLKTG, encoded by the coding sequence ATGAAAGGAATTCGACCACCGCATTTTTTTGCTTGGATTATTCTGACCACCGTTTTGTTTGTGGGTTGGAGTAACCTTTTTGCGCAGCAACCGGTCCACCTGCGCCGAAAATGTTTCATGGGCATGCAGCCCGCGCCGATTCCAGATTCGCTTGCGATTGCCTCCGGCCAAAAACAAGGTGTGTTGGTCGCAGCCGTCGTTCCGGGCGGCACCATGGAAGCGATTGGCGCACTTCCCAATGATGTACTCATGCAATTCGATGGCAAGGCCGTCCCCGATTGGGACGGTCTGCGCCAACTTTTGATGCAAAAATTTGAAGGGGATCCGGTTTCGATCAAAGTTTGGCGTAGCGCAGGCAAAAAATCGAAGGAATTGGAGCTGAAGGGACAAATCAAGGGAGCTGCGCGGGAGCAAAGCAATGCAAAATATGACATTCTCTACGATGAAGCGGCTTTTGAGGACGGATGGTTGCGTACGATTACGATGACGCCAAAGTCCGCGGGGCCGCATCCGATTATCTATTTCATTCCCGGCTACAATTGTTTTTCCATCGACAACATGAACCCCAACGGCCCCTATCGCAAGTTGTTTGACAGCCTTGCAACCTTGGGAAACATCATTTACCGCGTGGAAAAACCTGGAATGGGCGATGGTCCAAGCCCTTGCAACTGCGAAGTGACGGGATTTGAGAAGGAATTGAGTGCATTCGAAGCGGGTTACAAGAAGCTTCTTTCCTACCCCTGGGCCGCAGAAAACCGCATTTTCCTTGTCGGTCATTCCATGGGAGGGGTGCAGGCTCCACTTTTGGCGACAAAAGGCAATTACCACCCCAAGGGAATCGCGGTTTACGGAACTGTTTTTCAGACTTGGTACGAATACATCCTGATGATGCTGCGGTTTCAGGAGCCGCGTTCGGAGGAGGATTACATTGCCTTCGAAGGGGACATGCAAGCCTATATCCGTCTATTTTATGAGCACTACGTTTTGTACAAGCCCCTCAACGAAATCATCCAGAATCCGCAATGGAAGGCCTTGTTGGAGCGCGACTTTGCCTTGGATGCTGCCGGCAACATCCTTTTCCGACGGGCGGAATATTGGCAGGAAATCTCGCGGCATACGCTTACCGATGCTTGGGCAAAAACGGATGCACATGTCTTGAGCATGTTTGGCGAAGCCGATTTTGAAGTCTTTGACGCCTTTTCGATGGAAGAAATCGCCCGAATCGTCAATCATTACCATCCTGGAAAGGGAAAATTTGTGATGATCCCCGGAACTGACCATGGCATGATCGAGGTCGGCTCCATGGCCAAGGGTCTTGAATTGCGCAACAAGCCCGAGTACCGCGATTATTACAACAAGCGCTTCAACTACAAAATCGTCACGGAAATCGACCAATGGATCCAATTGGTACTCAAAACGGGCTAA
- a CDS encoding S9 family peptidase yields the protein MKINSLSRAFFALTLLLTLGILGCKDATQSTPPRVIRQYTIEQFYKNTNVGGGFWSQDESKLLVHSNETGIYNLYEINVADGKMTALTHDTVQSLYAQGYIHPAGPEANLDNQGIIYSADQGGNELSHIYFLHDGISTDLTPGNDARNDFLNFNSAKNAFYYGSNKRNPQAMDLYKMSSADWKPQLIFQNDDALEVADLSMDEKMVSLARPVTTSENELYIREIASGKMTAIHDSTAPGNYLGSGFNKDASHFYYLTNAKSEFTVLMDYEIATGTHRKLYEAKWDVQYSYLSETEKYRVIAINEDGKNSLKVLDNKTMQEVAFPDIPDGDILAVNISDAENWMRLSVGTSKAPSNIYAYNFASKELKKLTNTLNPEINAEDLVTAEVVRFKSFDGQEIPAIYYKPLMATPDSVSPALVMVHGGPGGQSRTGYNAMVQYLVNHGYAILAVNNRGSNGYGKSFYRMDDRNHGDKDLKDCIWGKKWLQSQNYIDSTKIGIIGGSYGGFMTMCAMTTTPDEFKVGVNFFGVTNWLRTLRSIPPYWESFRKALYAEMGDPSTADSVRLYNISPLFHADQVKHPIMVLQGANDPRVLQVESDEIVAAVKKNNVVAEYVVFPDEGHGFVKKENEIKGYGEVLKFLDAHLRK from the coding sequence ATGAAAATCAATTCACTCAGTCGGGCGTTTTTTGCGCTCACACTCCTGCTCACATTGGGTATCCTTGGCTGCAAGGATGCGACGCAAAGCACCCCACCGCGCGTCATCAGGCAATATACCATCGAGCAGTTCTACAAGAACACGAACGTGGGCGGTGGCTTTTGGTCGCAAGACGAATCCAAACTCCTCGTCCACAGCAACGAAACCGGCATCTACAACCTCTATGAAATCAATGTCGCCGACGGCAAGATGACGGCCCTCACGCATGATACCGTGCAGTCGTTGTATGCACAGGGCTACATTCATCCTGCCGGCCCGGAGGCGAATCTCGACAATCAGGGAATCATCTATTCTGCCGATCAAGGCGGCAATGAGCTGAGCCATATCTACTTCCTCCACGATGGAATATCGACCGACCTCACGCCCGGAAACGATGCGCGCAATGATTTCTTGAATTTTAATTCGGCCAAAAATGCCTTCTATTATGGCAGCAATAAACGCAATCCGCAGGCGATGGACCTGTACAAAATGAGTTCCGCAGATTGGAAACCGCAGCTCATTTTCCAAAATGACGATGCCCTCGAGGTTGCTGACCTTTCCATGGATGAGAAAATGGTCTCCTTGGCCCGTCCGGTCACCACAAGCGAAAACGAGCTGTACATCCGCGAAATCGCATCAGGTAAAATGACCGCAATCCACGACAGCACGGCCCCCGGAAATTACTTGGGAAGTGGATTCAACAAGGATGCGAGCCATTTCTACTATCTCACCAATGCCAAGTCGGAATTCACCGTTTTGATGGATTATGAAATCGCAACGGGAACCCATCGCAAACTCTACGAAGCCAAGTGGGATGTGCAGTACAGCTACCTCAGCGAAACCGAAAAGTACCGCGTCATTGCCATCAACGAAGATGGCAAAAATAGCCTCAAGGTCCTCGACAACAAGACGATGCAAGAGGTTGCATTCCCTGATATTCCAGATGGCGACATCCTCGCCGTGAACATCAGCGACGCCGAAAATTGGATGCGCCTTTCCGTAGGAACTTCCAAAGCTCCTTCGAATATCTACGCCTACAATTTCGCATCCAAGGAGCTCAAAAAACTCACCAACACGCTAAATCCGGAGATCAATGCCGAGGATTTGGTCACTGCCGAAGTTGTGCGCTTCAAGAGCTTTGACGGTCAGGAAATTCCAGCCATTTACTACAAGCCGCTGATGGCCACGCCCGACAGCGTTTCGCCAGCGTTGGTGATGGTGCACGGTGGCCCCGGCGGACAGTCGCGCACCGGCTACAATGCGATGGTGCAATATTTGGTCAACCACGGCTACGCCATTCTCGCGGTCAATAACCGTGGCAGCAATGGTTATGGCAAGTCATTTTACCGAATGGACGACCGCAACCACGGCGACAAGGACCTGAAGGATTGTATTTGGGGCAAAAAATGGCTGCAATCCCAAAATTACATTGATTCGACCAAAATCGGCATCATCGGCGGCAGCTACGGCGGCTTCATGACCATGTGCGCGATGACCACAACCCCCGACGAATTTAAAGTCGGCGTCAACTTCTTTGGCGTGACGAATTGGCTGCGGACCTTGCGCTCGATTCCGCCGTATTGGGAGTCCTTCAGGAAGGCGCTTTATGCCGAAATGGGCGATCCATCCACCGCCGACAGCGTTCGTTTGTATAATATTTCACCGTTGTTTCACGCCGACCAAGTCAAGCATCCGATCATGGTGCTGCAAGGTGCCAACGATCCCCGTGTACTGCAGGTCGAAAGCGATGAAATCGTCGCCGCCGTCAAGAAAAACAACGTAGTCGCAGAATACGTCGTCTTCCCCGACGAAGGCCATGGCTTCGTGAAAAAGGAAAACGAAATCAAAGGCTACGGCGAAGTGCTGAAGTTTTTGGATGCGCACTTGAGGAAGTAA
- a CDS encoding T9SS type A sorting domain-containing protein: protein MRIVLFAALLFIWSSLAAQSPDWRIDPYEDRYFVENIGQFDDVEGKPVFAGVDNKGTEIFYTSAGFSYRFRKPVAVPRYMVEKESEDEPDNEKEDLQKIIYDTLQISAEWLGSTGTAIRLDSLQTPLFHYAANGGQLVGARSYSALKYNGLYDGIDLEYTFHASEGIKYSLTVKPGANAANIALAFAGADEMFLDSEGNLHATLGDAALIDHAPTAYLLESGDPVDIRFELVGNVLRFEVADYDHAQTLFIDPWIINPGFTAQGKVFDVGWDCSGNIYAFGGSSPWKVKKFTSAGALVWNYNTNHTDWYGDMITDDLGNVYIIEGCCDGNREKLNSSGIVQWTVNNGVYEFWRLAFSCDFSRLSMATAYSASAVLVPANSISTVNLTTGALTGAVVVSGSEPRAFEPAASGNYYVLTAVGNEFLGRNNTYGPIYNVGNGYSLLYNGPLYANGTNTTSGINGLAVYGTFAFTTNGVTLMKRNLATGALITSVAIPGGTAEQYSGVAVDNCGNVFVGSNNNVYQYDVNLAPTATIPIAGAIYDVAVSGTAQLLVAGNGVLASQTAPCVAPCHTCIILPQGLSDWNAQVNTTNQVELSWANSNPNSEGSFTVERSADARNYAPMETRRADQTQYSLLDIAPLKGYSWYRLAYTDAAGTVAYAPAKQVWIADQTPSLSVYPNPAQDWLRVQLPQAEGEGILQVINAQGSVVMATAVLGTQLAESFQMDVSDLETGIYTLRILGMQAQAVKFCRMDF from the coding sequence ATGAGAATTGTCCTATTTGCTGCCTTGCTTTTTATCTGGTCTTCGCTTGCTGCCCAAAGCCCTGATTGGCGCATTGATCCCTACGAAGACAGATATTTCGTGGAAAATATCGGACAGTTTGATGACGTGGAGGGCAAGCCTGTTTTTGCTGGCGTGGACAACAAGGGAACCGAGATTTTCTACACCTCCGCCGGGTTCTCTTACCGATTCCGGAAACCCGTCGCCGTGCCGCGGTACATGGTCGAGAAGGAATCCGAGGACGAACCCGACAACGAGAAGGAAGATCTTCAGAAAATCATCTACGACACCCTTCAGATTTCCGCCGAATGGTTGGGCTCCACGGGCACTGCCATTCGATTGGATTCCCTCCAAACACCTTTGTTTCATTATGCTGCGAATGGAGGCCAACTTGTTGGGGCTCGCAGCTATTCAGCCCTGAAGTACAACGGTTTGTATGACGGAATAGACCTCGAATATACGTTTCATGCATCCGAGGGAATCAAGTACAGTTTGACCGTGAAGCCGGGCGCTAATGCTGCAAATATTGCGCTGGCATTCGCAGGAGCTGACGAAATGTTTCTAGACAGCGAAGGCAATCTTCACGCCACCCTCGGCGATGCCGCCTTGATCGATCACGCACCGACGGCTTATTTACTGGAAAGCGGTGATCCTGTGGACATTCGATTTGAATTGGTGGGCAATGTATTGCGTTTTGAGGTTGCAGATTATGACCACGCACAGACGTTATTCATTGATCCTTGGATCATCAATCCGGGTTTTACAGCCCAAGGAAAGGTCTTTGATGTGGGCTGGGATTGCAGTGGAAATATCTACGCGTTTGGCGGCAGCAGCCCGTGGAAAGTGAAGAAATTTACGTCCGCAGGTGCCTTGGTTTGGAACTACAACACCAACCATACCGATTGGTACGGCGACATGATCACCGATGACCTCGGCAATGTTTACATCATCGAAGGTTGCTGCGATGGCAACCGCGAAAAATTGAACAGCAGCGGCATCGTGCAATGGACCGTCAACAATGGCGTCTACGAATTCTGGCGTCTCGCCTTTTCCTGCGATTTTTCGCGGTTGTCGATGGCGACGGCATATTCAGCAAGTGCCGTTTTGGTTCCCGCGAATTCGATTTCAACAGTCAATCTCACGACCGGCGCCCTGACTGGGGCTGTGGTAGTATCTGGATCGGAACCGCGCGCGTTTGAGCCCGCAGCTTCTGGCAATTATTACGTTTTGACAGCGGTCGGGAATGAATTTTTGGGCAGAAACAACACCTACGGACCGATTTACAACGTGGGAAATGGCTACAGCTTATTGTACAACGGTCCGCTGTACGCCAATGGAACGAATACGACTTCGGGGATCAATGGACTTGCCGTTTACGGCACGTTTGCCTTCACGACCAACGGCGTGACGTTGATGAAACGCAATCTGGCGACGGGAGCTTTGATCACGAGCGTCGCAATTCCGGGAGGCACCGCCGAGCAGTATTCTGGCGTCGCGGTCGACAATTGTGGCAACGTATTTGTCGGCTCCAACAACAATGTTTATCAATACGATGTAAACCTGGCGCCTACGGCGACGATCCCGATTGCGGGCGCAATATATGACGTTGCTGTCAGCGGAACCGCGCAGTTGTTGGTGGCTGGAAACGGGGTATTGGCTTCGCAAACAGCGCCTTGTGTGGCACCGTGTCATACCTGCATCATTCTTCCTCAAGGTTTGTCGGATTGGAATGCGCAAGTCAATACAACGAATCAGGTGGAACTCAGCTGGGCAAATTCGAATCCCAATTCGGAAGGTTCCTTCACGGTGGAAAGAAGTGCAGACGCCCGCAATTATGCACCGATGGAAACGAGGAGGGCCGACCAAACGCAATATTCGCTGTTGGATATTGCGCCCTTGAAGGGCTATTCTTGGTACCGCCTCGCGTACACAGACGCAGCGGGCACGGTCGCGTATGCGCCTGCGAAGCAGGTTTGGATTGCGGACCAAACACCAAGCCTTTCCGTTTACCCCAACCCTGCGCAGGATTGGCTGCGTGTGCAGTTGCCCCAAGCAGAAGGCGAAGGCATTTTGCAAGTCATCAACGCCCAAGGAAGTGTTGTCATGGCAACGGCTGTGCTAGGAACGCAGTTGGCAGAGAGTTTCCAAATGGATGTTTCAGACCTGGAAACCGGGATTTATACCCTTCGTATTTTGGGGATGCAGGCTCAGGCTGTGAAATTTTGTAGAATGGATTTCTAA
- a CDS encoding MMPL family transporter: MQLFFKYRMTLLVALLGLTAFFLFSLRDFKVEFSFDSFRPKDAPELTFFEQYSDSFPNHENTILVAFAGPNGNVWNLGFLRQVDSVFEQMRGLANVDTVVSPTRLQRYERSGMGVRSLPLLNLDSVGGMEAGKQRVQSDALLGSVFFSEDGQYISGTLQVDPTILDAPARDTLSHALRKVVAASGLTHVISGVPYIRTQYVEMISSELAFFLSISIFLAIVVMFWLFRSWWGVLLPLVGVGISMAWTFGLMAATGRPLDIIGELLPTVLFVCGVSDIIHLVTRYQQDLQTGLNAKDAMQITLREIGGALLLTCITTAIGFVTLYTSPLPPIRAFGLYAAAGVVFAWIAVLVFIPIVLLRIDPEKVRSSKGTSNNPWWGRQMNRIFHWVKRWGNWIMATSVVICAVSVYGMSLISYDSYLLDDVSPSDPTRANMQFFEDHFYGARSFEMAILPKNGKLVTDLDILQDIDTIQDFLDTQTRISPFFSTVNYLKGANQLYRGGNERFFKLPSSEEKVEELLAFGYVGGAKEVLEMTMTPSRQMGRLSAKIGDIGSYRFDSIRQNLNTFVQKNCHPENFDYHLTGLAVINEANADVLRDGLFLDLVMAVVMIAILMGIMFRDWKMALVAMIPNILPLLVTAGMMGFSGITLRPSTSIVFLVAFGIATDDTIHFMSRFRHELRIGRDLETGLHNAMMGTGKAMIIAGLILLSGFGSLMTSDFGGTFVIGLFTTVTLLVALPADLLLLPALIRLTGIGKLAADPTRR, encoded by the coding sequence GTGCAATTGTTCTTCAAATACCGGATGACGCTTTTGGTGGCCCTTTTGGGGCTCACAGCGTTCTTCCTGTTTTCACTCCGGGATTTCAAAGTCGAATTCAGTTTTGATTCCTTCCGACCCAAGGATGCGCCGGAATTGACCTTTTTTGAGCAGTATTCCGACTCGTTTCCCAACCATGAGAATACGATTTTGGTAGCCTTCGCAGGCCCAAACGGCAATGTTTGGAACCTTGGTTTTCTGCGGCAGGTCGATTCCGTTTTTGAGCAGATGCGCGGTCTTGCCAATGTCGATACGGTCGTTTCGCCCACGCGACTGCAACGGTACGAACGATCCGGCATGGGTGTGCGGTCACTTCCATTGTTGAACCTTGATTCGGTAGGTGGGATGGAAGCGGGCAAGCAGCGTGTCCAATCGGATGCATTGTTGGGTTCCGTGTTTTTCTCGGAAGACGGCCAATACATCAGCGGAACACTCCAAGTCGATCCGACAATTTTGGACGCCCCTGCACGCGACACACTCAGCCACGCCTTGCGCAAGGTTGTCGCCGCATCCGGTCTTACACATGTCATCTCGGGCGTACCTTATATACGCACCCAATATGTGGAGATGATCAGCTCCGAATTGGCCTTCTTTCTTTCGATTTCCATCTTCCTTGCCATCGTTGTCATGTTTTGGCTGTTCCGGAGTTGGTGGGGCGTCTTGCTCCCGCTTGTCGGCGTGGGCATTTCCATGGCGTGGACCTTTGGTTTGATGGCCGCGACTGGAAGACCGCTTGACATCATCGGCGAATTGTTGCCCACGGTGCTGTTTGTCTGCGGGGTGAGCGACATCATCCACTTGGTGACCCGCTATCAGCAAGATCTGCAAACAGGTTTGAATGCCAAGGACGCGATGCAAATAACCCTCAGGGAAATTGGCGGCGCCCTGTTGCTCACCTGCATCACCACCGCCATCGGATTTGTGACGCTATACACGTCACCTTTGCCGCCGATTCGGGCATTTGGACTGTATGCTGCCGCCGGTGTTGTTTTTGCATGGATCGCGGTGCTCGTATTCATCCCGATTGTCCTGTTGCGCATCGATCCCGAAAAGGTGCGTTCAAGCAAAGGAACCTCCAACAATCCTTGGTGGGGCCGCCAAATGAACCGGATTTTTCATTGGGTGAAACGCTGGGGCAACTGGATCATGGCGACTTCCGTGGTGATTTGCGCGGTTTCCGTGTATGGCATGTCGCTGATTTCCTACGACAGCTACCTGCTCGACGATGTCTCTCCCAGCGATCCGACCCGCGCCAACATGCAGTTTTTTGAGGATCACTTCTACGGTGCACGGTCCTTCGAAATGGCCATTCTCCCCAAAAACGGCAAACTTGTCACCGACCTCGACATCCTCCAAGACATCGATACGATTCAGGATTTTCTGGATACACAAACGCGCATCAGTCCGTTTTTCTCGACGGTCAACTATCTGAAAGGTGCCAATCAGCTGTACCGCGGCGGCAACGAACGATTTTTCAAGCTGCCCTCCTCTGAAGAAAAGGTGGAAGAATTGCTGGCCTTCGGGTACGTGGGCGGTGCGAAGGAAGTTTTGGAAATGACCATGACGCCCAGTCGTCAAATGGGCCGTCTCAGTGCAAAAATCGGCGATATCGGCAGTTATCGATTCGATTCCATCCGTCAGAACCTGAATACATTCGTCCAGAAAAACTGCCACCCTGAAAATTTCGATTACCACCTCACGGGCCTCGCGGTGATCAACGAAGCCAATGCCGACGTGCTCCGCGACGGTTTGTTTCTGGACTTGGTGATGGCTGTGGTGATGATCGCGATTTTGATGGGCATCATGTTCCGCGACTGGAAAATGGCACTTGTGGCGATGATTCCCAACATTTTGCCACTGTTGGTCACGGCCGGCATGATGGGTTTTTCAGGCATCACCTTGCGGCCATCAACTTCGATTGTGTTTTTGGTGGCCTTCGGCATCGCCACCGACGATACGATCCACTTCATGTCGCGGTTCAGGCATGAGCTGCGCATCGGCCGCGACCTCGAAACAGGCCTGCACAATGCGATGATGGGCACTGGCAAAGCCATGATCATCGCCGGTTTGATTTTGCTTTCGGGCTTTGGAAGCTTGATGACCTCAGACTTTGGAGGCACATTTGTGATTGGCCTGTTTACCACGGTGACCTTGCTTGTTGCATTGCCGGCCGACCTGTTGCTGTTGCCTGCTTTGATCCGTTTGACGGGAATCGGTAAACTAGCAGCAGATCCGACAAGGCGGTAG